A genomic window from Clostridium cylindrosporum DSM 605 includes:
- a CDS encoding Na+/H+ antiporter, whose amino-acid sequence MDLLMTVLLLLVCLLISSVISHYIPFIPTALTQIAFGIIIALVFKNVSVEIETEWFLLLFVAPLLYNDGRHFPNEELWKMRVPILGNAIVLVLLTTIGGGYFIYWVIPDIPLAASFALAAILSPTDPVSVNGIAKRIHIPEKVLNLVRGESLINDASGLVAFNYAVTAVVTGYFSLQKALFDFSYTFFVGAILGLVLSLLISWIEFTLRKQGINDVIFHSLLQIMTPFIIFIITEKMLHASGVIAVVVAGVVHSLRRARVEAKAAQQQLLTESLWSTVIFILNGIVFLLLGLNIPSSMDETVANPNISNWLAVGYVIAIGVSILGIRFIWSYIFSNYEYYIRRVNDCAKPSIKASLLISLTGVRGGVTMAGVLSIPYLLMSGEEFPQRSLILFLAAGVILFTLIIATVFLPLLSKVEVVEGEEKGLIDINEAKSRLLIAAIKKIKEEINEENRSAAYELINEYRVMFQNTHHEENSIEKGSSEYQQRLREVLLKALKAERKYIHDLREKNGIDEEVFKTFEKSLDHREEAISNNVLSRTRYLIGKIIRSLKDYFSRYNKNSESKATQLRLAKDIQVKVLYKVLRRLAEYAKEYERPEIVLSVILDYRKMVNRLKRSTTSYNQEIEVQKEELRIKVIDVERSEIHRMYELGEISREQVKELRRVINYIESVTLYEHVE is encoded by the coding sequence ATGGATTTATTAATGACAGTATTATTATTGCTTGTTTGTTTATTAATTTCCAGTGTAATTAGCCATTACATACCATTTATTCCTACAGCTTTAACTCAAATAGCTTTTGGAATAATAATTGCACTTGTATTTAAAAATGTTTCAGTGGAAATAGAAACAGAGTGGTTTTTGCTACTATTTGTAGCACCTCTTTTATATAATGATGGGAGGCATTTCCCAAATGAAGAGTTGTGGAAGATGAGGGTACCAATACTAGGTAATGCAATTGTACTTGTGCTTTTAACAACTATTGGTGGAGGGTATTTTATTTACTGGGTTATACCAGATATTCCTCTTGCTGCATCATTTGCATTAGCGGCTATTTTATCACCTACTGATCCTGTATCTGTAAATGGTATCGCTAAAAGAATTCATATTCCAGAAAAGGTACTGAATCTTGTTAGAGGAGAATCTCTAATAAATGATGCATCAGGATTAGTTGCCTTTAACTATGCAGTTACTGCGGTAGTAACTGGATACTTCTCACTACAAAAAGCACTTTTTGATTTTTCATATACGTTTTTTGTAGGGGCTATCCTAGGATTAGTTCTTAGTCTTCTTATATCATGGATAGAATTTACTCTACGCAAACAGGGTATAAATGATGTTATATTTCATTCACTCCTTCAAATAATGACTCCATTTATTATTTTTATAATTACAGAAAAAATGCTACATGCATCAGGAGTTATTGCTGTAGTAGTAGCCGGTGTTGTGCACTCTTTAAGAAGAGCAAGAGTAGAAGCTAAGGCGGCGCAGCAACAATTACTTACAGAGAGTCTTTGGTCAACTGTTATATTTATTCTAAATGGGATTGTATTCTTATTATTAGGATTAAACATTCCTTCATCAATGGATGAAACTGTAGCTAATCCTAATATAAGCAATTGGTTAGCTGTAGGATATGTAATTGCAATCGGTGTTAGTATACTAGGGATTCGATTTATTTGGTCTTATATATTTTCTAACTATGAATATTACATTAGAAGAGTAAATGATTGTGCAAAGCCAAGTATTAAAGCATCATTATTAATTAGTTTAACTGGTGTTCGTGGCGGAGTTACAATGGCAGGGGTTTTATCAATACCTTATCTTTTAATGAGTGGAGAAGAATTTCCACAGCGTTCACTTATTCTCTTTTTAGCAGCTGGGGTTATCTTGTTTACACTAATTATTGCAACGGTGTTTTTACCTCTCTTAAGTAAAGTAGAGGTTGTAGAAGGTGAGGAAAAGGGCCTAATTGATATAAATGAGGCAAAAAGTAGACTTTTAATAGCAGCTATTAAAAAGATTAAGGAAGAAATAAATGAGGAAAATAGATCCGCAGCCTATGAGTTAATTAATGAATATAGAGTTATGTTTCAAAATACTCATCATGAAGAAAATTCAATTGAAAAAGGTTCAAGTGAATATCAACAGAGATTAAGAGAAGTACTATTAAAGGCTTTAAAAGCAGAAAGAAAGTACATTCATGATTTAAGAGAAAAGAATGGAATAGATGAAGAAGTCTTTAAAACATTTGAAAAATCTCTTGATCATAGAGAAGAAGCTATATCAAATAATGTTCTGTCTCGTACAAGATATCTTATTGGGAAAATAATAAGGAGCTTAAAGGACTATTTTAGTCGTTATAATAAAAATAGTGAAAGTAAAGCTACACAGCTACGTCTAGCAAAGGATATTCAAGTAAAGGTTTTATATAAGGTTCTTAGGAGATTAGCAGAGTATGCAAAGGAATATGAAAGACCGGAGATTGTTTTATCAGTGATTTTAGACTATAGAAAAATGGTTAATCGATTAAAAAGATCAACAACATCCTATAATCAAGAAATTGAAGTGCAGAAAGAAGAATTAAGGATTAAGGTTATAGATGTAGAGCGCTCTGAAATTCATAGAATGTATGAACTCGGTGAGATTAGTAGAGAACAGGTAAAGGAATTAAGAAGAGTTATTAACTATATTGAAAGTGTTACTTTATATGAACACGTTGAATAA
- a CDS encoding polysaccharide deacetylase family protein: MKKKLIFIGIGIIILFLVLLGTYKLMASREYQLFGGLTNSVKTDQKVVALTFDDGPTKNVDKILPLLDKYKAKVTFFLIGREVEENPKEAKKIIDAGHQVGNHTYSHNRMVFKTPSYIKKEVNKTDRLIKSQGYKGKIDFRPPNGKKLIGLPYYLHKRNKDTIMWNMEPDTYYSNASDKIKYVKDNVKPGSIILMHPMYDKTNEEFKAIEGVLKELSKEGYKFITVDELQKLEVNKSLKQ, from the coding sequence ATGAAGAAGAAATTAATATTTATAGGAATAGGAATTATTATATTATTCCTTGTATTACTTGGTACGTACAAGTTAATGGCCTCTAGAGAATATCAGTTATTTGGAGGGTTAACTAATTCCGTAAAGACAGATCAAAAAGTAGTGGCATTAACCTTTGATGATGGTCCCACGAAAAACGTAGATAAGATTTTACCTCTACTAGATAAATACAAGGCAAAGGTTACATTTTTTCTAATAGGAAGAGAAGTAGAGGAGAATCCTAAGGAAGCTAAAAAGATTATAGATGCAGGGCATCAAGTTGGAAACCATACATATTCACATAATCGAATGGTATTTAAAACTCCTTCCTATATAAAGAAAGAAGTAAATAAAACAGATAGGTTAATTAAATCCCAAGGATATAAGGGTAAAATTGACTTTAGACCACCAAATGGCAAGAAACTTATAGGCCTTCCGTATTACCTACATAAAAGAAATAAAGATACTATTATGTGGAATATGGAACCTGATACTTACTATAGTAATGCATCAGATAAGATAAAGTATGTTAAGGATAATGTAAAGCCAGGCTCTATAATACTAATGCATCCTATGTATGATAAGACTAATGAAGAATTTAAAGCAATCGAGGGAGTGCTTAAAGAGCTTTCTAAAGAAGGATATAAGTTTATAACAGTAGATGAACTTCAAAAACTTGAGGTTAATAAGTCTTTAAAACAATAA
- a CDS encoding MATE family efflux transporter has product MRTGRMTDMTQGNPFKLIAAFAIPMLYGNILTQLYNVVDSVIVGKFVGDYALAAVGTGFPVIFMITSIFSGFSTGATILVAQFYGSKNIERVSRTADTVYGAIMIGIVPLTVIGVIFCEPLLHIINVPADVFEGAKTYISIILAGMFCSLGYHVNTGILQGLGDSKTPLIFLLISCVINIILDLILVIVFKQGIAGVAISTVIAEFFSWLAGYIYIKKKYNFLRLNPFHMDKHLFMKVLKIGIPYGVQQSIFSIGTLGIQSLANSFGSSFMAGFNVAGKIDSFAYMPIQSFNNAIVTYTGQNIGAKKMDRVKKGTHAAMILSCSVSIVIGGLLIIFAKEIMSIFTSNEEVIAAGSAYLYRILPFYCMVSVFDVWNSVMRGAGDMVIPMLSTIISLWIARVPVAYLFADIFGKESMFFCYAAGWVIGLMITGYFYFNGKWRNVVEQEKSNLACH; this is encoded by the coding sequence ATGAGGACAGGAAGAATGACAGATATGACACAGGGGAATCCCTTTAAGCTAATAGCGGCCTTTGCCATTCCAATGCTTTATGGAAATATTCTCACCCAATTATACAACGTAGTAGATAGTGTTATTGTAGGTAAGTTTGTAGGTGATTATGCACTAGCAGCGGTTGGAACAGGGTTCCCAGTTATATTTATGATAACTTCCATTTTCTCTGGATTTTCTACCGGTGCTACCATACTTGTAGCCCAATTTTATGGAAGTAAGAATATTGAAAGGGTATCTAGAACCGCAGATACTGTATACGGAGCAATTATGATAGGTATTGTACCTTTAACTGTTATAGGAGTAATATTCTGTGAACCATTATTACATATTATAAATGTTCCAGCAGATGTGTTTGAAGGAGCAAAGACATACATAAGTATTATTTTAGCTGGTATGTTTTGTTCTTTAGGGTATCATGTAAACACTGGAATTTTGCAGGGTCTAGGGGATAGCAAAACACCATTGATTTTTCTTCTCATATCCTGCGTAATTAATATTATATTAGACTTGATTTTGGTCATAGTGTTTAAGCAGGGAATTGCAGGGGTTGCCATATCTACAGTTATAGCAGAGTTTTTCTCGTGGCTTGCAGGATATATATACATAAAGAAAAAGTATAACTTTTTAAGGCTTAATCCCTTTCATATGGACAAGCATCTTTTTATGAAAGTTTTAAAAATAGGCATTCCGTATGGAGTGCAGCAGTCAATCTTTTCTATTGGAACACTTGGAATACAGTCACTTGCAAATTCATTTGGGTCAAGCTTTATGGCTGGATTTAATGTTGCAGGGAAGATAGATAGTTTTGCATACATGCCAATACAGAGTTTTAATAATGCAATTGTAACCTATACTGGACAAAATATTGGTGCAAAAAAGATGGATAGAGTTAAAAAGGGAACACATGCAGCTATGATATTATCATGCAGCGTTAGTATTGTAATTGGTGGATTACTAATAATATTTGCGAAAGAGATTATGTCTATATTTACTTCGAATGAGGAGGTTATTGCAGCTGGAAGTGCATATCTTTATAGAATATTGCCATTTTATTGTATGGTTTCAGTATTCGATGTTTGGAATTCTGTAATGAGAGGGGCAGGGGATATGGTTATCCCTATGCTATCTACAATAATATCACTATGGATAGCAAGAGTTCCTGTAGCATATTTATTTGCAGATATTTTTGGTAAGGAGAGCATGTTCTTTTGCTATGCAGCTGGTTGGGTAATTGGACTTATGATAACTGGATATTTCTATTTTAATGGTAAATGGCGTAATGTTGTAGAACAAGAGAAAAGTAATTTAGCTTGCCATTAA
- a CDS encoding rhodanese-like domain-containing protein translates to MGTINYKKGNMQTITTERLKEVLDDPNWVVVDTRRSEAFSGWKMDGLEIEGHIKGATDFAAHWLTINGEKVQEELLNSMNFKGITEDKNIVLYDGNSKDAKEVAKFLIEKGCENLYYFDLKNWDGEVEAYPHYERVVTVQWVKDVIDGKIPEHFKGGKYKIFEVSWKEASEKFIKHHIPGSVHIDSDEFECLPAWTHRPDDELKQFAINNGIDVDTTVILYACEPNSCADYKLATMLQYMGVNDVRPISGGLDAWIEAGFETESGNPEKQPGISFSGDIPSKPNIIVPIEEAKYILSNSEAGQLIDIRGWKQFIGEDTGYDYCPKAGRIPDSFWVGGIKTTNVDGTMRNLSEVEKLWKGQDIDKNKRLAFYCGSAAWGGARSKFFADIAGFTSTAIFEGGWFEWQLDDNNKYETGIPEGYTDSGMRI, encoded by the coding sequence ATGGGTACTATTAATTATAAAAAAGGTAATATGCAAACAATTACTACTGAAAGATTAAAAGAGGTTTTAGATGATCCAAATTGGGTTGTTGTAGATACTAGAAGAAGTGAGGCCTTTAGTGGTTGGAAAATGGATGGACTTGAAATAGAAGGGCATATTAAGGGAGCTACAGATTTTGCTGCACACTGGCTTACTATCAATGGTGAGAAGGTTCAAGAAGAGCTTCTTAATTCTATGAACTTTAAGGGGATAACAGAAGATAAGAACATTGTACTTTATGATGGAAACAGTAAAGATGCAAAAGAGGTTGCAAAGTTTTTGATTGAAAAGGGTTGTGAAAATCTTTACTATTTTGACTTGAAAAATTGGGATGGAGAAGTAGAAGCCTATCCTCATTATGAGAGAGTAGTTACAGTACAGTGGGTAAAGGATGTTATTGATGGCAAGATACCAGAGCATTTTAAAGGTGGAAAGTATAAGATTTTTGAAGTTTCTTGGAAAGAAGCATCTGAAAAGTTTATTAAGCATCATATTCCAGGCTCCGTACATATAGATTCTGATGAGTTTGAATGCCTTCCTGCGTGGACACATCGCCCAGATGATGAACTTAAGCAGTTTGCAATAAATAACGGTATTGATGTAGATACAACAGTTATACTTTATGCCTGTGAACCTAATTCCTGTGCGGATTATAAATTAGCAACTATGCTTCAATATATGGGTGTAAATGATGTTCGTCCTATTAGTGGAGGACTAGATGCATGGATAGAAGCAGGATTTGAAACTGAATCAGGTAATCCTGAAAAACAGCCAGGTATATCCTTTAGTGGAGATATACCTAGTAAACCAAATATTATTGTACCTATTGAAGAGGCAAAGTATATACTCTCTAATTCAGAAGCTGGTCAACTTATAGATATAAGAGGATGGAAGCAATTTATAGGAGAGGACACAGGTTACGATTATTGTCCTAAGGCAGGAAGAATCCCTGATTCATTTTGGGTAGGAGGAATCAAAACCACTAATGTTGATGGCACAATGAGAAACCTTTCAGAGGTAGAGAAGCTTTGGAAGGGTCAGGATATTGATAAAAATAAAAGACTTGCTTTTTACTGTGGCTCTGCAGCTTGGGGTGGTGCTAGATCAAAGTTTTTTGCTGATATAGCTGGGTTTACTAGCACAGCTATATTTGAAGGTGGATGGTTTGAATGGCAACTTGATGATAATAATAAATATGAAACAGGTATACCAGAAGGATATACAGATAGTGGAATGAGAATATAA
- a CDS encoding MerR family transcriptional regulator: MEYTIKTLAQMAGISSRTLRYYDEIGLLKPSRINSSGYRIYGQREVDLLQQILFYKSIEMKLEEIQHIISHPNFDINKSLMEHHQRLIDKRNELDKLILTVEKTLAYNKGEIIMSDKEKFQGFKKEKLAENEEMYGNEIREKYGRETVEASNKKFMNMSEGDFENMKEIENQMFKSLSEVVKTSDLDSQAAKDVYEKHKAWLSFSWENYSKEAHIGLAEMYVADERFAKYYNDRLELEVVTVLRDIIVKYAK; this comes from the coding sequence ATGGAATATACGATTAAAACATTAGCTCAAATGGCAGGTATTAGTTCAAGAACCTTAAGATATTATGATGAAATTGGTTTATTAAAGCCTTCTCGTATTAATTCATCTGGATATCGCATTTATGGACAAAGAGAAGTTGACCTTCTACAACAAATATTATTTTATAAATCAATAGAGATGAAACTAGAAGAGATACAACATATAATTTCACATCCTAATTTTGATATTAATAAGTCATTAATGGAACATCACCAAAGACTTATTGATAAACGAAATGAACTTGATAAGTTGATTTTAACTGTTGAAAAAACATTAGCATATAACAAAGGGGAGATAATAATGTCAGATAAAGAAAAGTTTCAAGGATTTAAAAAAGAAAAATTAGCTGAGAATGAAGAAATGTATGGGAATGAAATTAGAGAAAAGTATGGGAGGGAAACTGTAGAGGCCTCTAATAAAAAGTTTATGAACATGAGTGAAGGGGATTTTGAAAATATGAAAGAGATTGAAAATCAAATGTTTAAATCTCTTTCAGAGGTTGTGAAAACAAGTGATTTAGATTCACAAGCTGCTAAGGATGTTTATGAGAAACATAAAGCTTGGTTAAGCTTCTCATGGGAAAATTATTCTAAAGAAGCCCATATAGGCCTTGCTGAAATGTATGTTGCAGATGAAAGATTTGCTAAATATTATAATGACAGACTAGAATTAGAGGTAGTAACAGTACTACGTGATATTATTGTTAAATATGCAAAGTAA
- a CDS encoding DMT family transporter, which produces MAWASIIVAGLCEILGVAMINKFQQTRKILFLIMVMLSFISGFILLSYSMKSIPMGTAYAVWTGIGTSGSAILGMIFFGESRDWKRILFILMVLSSAVGLKLLV; this is translated from the coding sequence ATGGCGTGGGCATCAATAATAGTAGCTGGATTATGTGAAATCCTTGGTGTTGCTATGATAAATAAATTCCAACAAACACGTAAAATATTATTTTTAATTATGGTAATGCTTAGCTTTATATCAGGTTTCATACTTCTTTCTTATTCAATGAAATCAATACCTATGGGTACAGCCTATGCAGTTTGGACAGGAATAGGCACCTCTGGTAGTGCAATACTAGGAATGATTTTCTTCGGTGAATCAAGAGACTGGAAACGAATCCTTTTTATATTAATGGTTTTATCCTCAGCAGTTGGATTAAAATTACTTGTATAA
- a CDS encoding DMT family transporter, whose amino-acid sequence MNTQWIKVFIGAFFEVLWVIGLKHADGFWTWTGTIFSIILSFYLMIEASKKLPVGTVYAVFVGLGTGGTVLSEIIFFGEPLKFEKVALILLLLAGVIGLKLITPVKDEKGVDL is encoded by the coding sequence ATGAATACACAATGGATCAAGGTATTTATAGGTGCTTTTTTCGAGGTTCTATGGGTTATTGGCTTAAAACATGCCGATGGATTTTGGACATGGACAGGAACTATTTTTTCTATTATATTAAGCTTTTACTTAATGATAGAAGCTAGTAAAAAGCTCCCTGTAGGAACTGTTTATGCAGTTTTTGTAGGATTAGGTACAGGAGGAACTGTTTTATCTGAAATAATATTTTTTGGAGAACCACTTAAATTTGAAAAAGTAGCTTTGATTCTACTTTTACTTGCAGGAGTAATTGGGTTAAAGTTAATTACTCCTGTTAAGGATGAGAAAGGAGTTGATTTATAA
- a CDS encoding ferritin family protein, with amino-acid sequence MSYTTNRQPQGILMNKEAFLREGMIAEIVAINDYSKFITLTSNKEVKDIFHHIMEEEKEHYGMFLNALREIDLEQDHLRVKAKDHVKIPHRDRDKYKESSFSKESKHNLLISIRDAIKGELEAIVLYEHFIENLCDKNLIKLIKKITKDEKEHVEELTLALTLLDKDHYGPIECY; translated from the coding sequence ATGAGCTATACAACTAACAGACAACCTCAAGGCATCCTCATGAATAAGGAAGCATTTTTAAGAGAAGGAATGATTGCTGAAATTGTTGCTATTAATGATTATAGTAAATTCATTACTTTAACAAGCAACAAAGAAGTAAAGGATATCTTCCATCATATCATGGAGGAAGAAAAGGAACACTATGGAATGTTCCTTAATGCTCTAAGAGAAATTGATCTAGAGCAAGATCACCTTAGAGTTAAAGCTAAGGATCATGTGAAAATTCCTCATAGGGATAGAGATAAATACAAAGAATCTAGCTTTTCAAAGGAGAGCAAACATAATCTACTTATAAGTATTCGAGATGCTATTAAAGGGGAACTTGAAGCTATAGTACTATATGAACACTTTATAGAAAACCTATGTGATAAGAATCTTATTAAGTTAATAAAGAAAATAACTAAGGATGAGAAGGAACATGTAGAGGAATTAACACTTGCATTAACTCTTTTAGATAAGGACCACTATGGCCCTATCGAATGTTATTAA
- a CDS encoding uroporphyrinogen decarboxylase family protein yields MIKLNNISQNMTPKERISEYFKGNEVDRLPYVLMLGETAAKYAGVKVKDYYFNVDLMVEVEKYAIRELGAESAISKLTLRGIAEAIGSKIKYTEDSISYVEEFILDDYSKLGSLKLIDPYKDGRIPIVLEGLKRLQKEVGDFVPVGTDIAAPVSLAALVRGADKLLRDFRKNKEELHTLLEYLTECNLIFVKTVYDNFGIACGIDDPFISGNLISYKVFEEFGKPYLEKTIDGIYKITGQKPGLHICGKTKHLWNDIGNMNIGNFSVDNCEDIGELKQAIGNKVCIVGNVEPVDTLRYGSVDDIYREVKTCIEKASDSPKGYIAGPGCQMPIDTPIENIRAFGDAVKKYSKGAKIGTKCI; encoded by the coding sequence GTGATTAAATTGAATAATATATCACAGAATATGACCCCAAAGGAAAGAATATCAGAATACTTTAAAGGAAATGAAGTAGACAGATTGCCCTATGTACTTATGCTTGGAGAAACTGCTGCAAAATATGCAGGGGTTAAGGTAAAGGATTACTATTTTAATGTTGACTTAATGGTTGAAGTAGAGAAATATGCAATTAGAGAACTTGGTGCAGAATCCGCAATTTCAAAACTTACTTTAAGGGGAATAGCAGAGGCTATAGGAAGTAAAATTAAGTACACTGAGGATAGCATTTCTTATGTAGAGGAATTTATACTTGATGATTATAGTAAACTAGGTAGTTTGAAACTAATTGACCCATATAAAGATGGTAGAATTCCAATTGTACTAGAAGGATTAAAAAGACTACAAAAAGAAGTAGGAGACTTTGTTCCAGTTGGTACAGATATAGCAGCTCCTGTAAGTTTAGCAGCTTTAGTAAGGGGAGCGGACAAGCTTCTACGTGACTTTAGGAAAAATAAAGAAGAGCTACATACATTATTAGAATATTTAACAGAATGTAATTTGATTTTTGTTAAAACTGTTTATGATAACTTTGGAATTGCATGTGGAATAGATGATCCATTTATTTCAGGAAATCTTATAAGTTATAAGGTTTTTGAGGAATTTGGTAAACCATATCTTGAAAAAACTATAGATGGTATATATAAAATAACAGGACAAAAACCAGGATTACATATATGTGGAAAGACAAAACACCTATGGAATGATATAGGTAATATGAATATAGGGAACTTTAGTGTAGATAACTGTGAAGATATAGGTGAATTAAAGCAAGCTATAGGAAATAAGGTTTGTATAGTAGGTAATGTAGAACCTGTAGATACTTTAAGATATGGAAGTGTAGATGATATTTATAGGGAAGTAAAAACCTGCATTGAAAAAGCATCAGATAGCCCAAAGGGATATATTGCAGGACCAGGATGTCAAATGCCAATAGATACACCAATAGAGAATATAAGGGCATTTGGTGATGCTGTTAAAAAGTATTCAAAGGGAGCTAAAATAGGTACTAAATGTATCTAA
- a CDS encoding YczE/YyaS/YitT family protein — MKKSLLTLLKLFLGLFLYAVGIALTINADLGLSPWDVYHQGLSKLTSITMGQANIVTGLVILIIDWKLGERIGIGTICNMFFIGIFMDLLMLNDVIPVFHSMILRVITMLIGIFIMGIATYFYISVGLGSGPRDGIMVAITKKTNKSVRFVRNSMEFSVLIIGYLLGGSAGIGTLIMVVGVGYSVQFAFKIFKFDVRKLEHKYIDDHVKYLKEKLSEKKNVQV; from the coding sequence ATGAAAAAATCTTTATTAACTTTGTTAAAGTTATTTTTAGGTCTTTTCCTATATGCAGTTGGTATAGCATTGACTATTAATGCAGACTTAGGGTTATCCCCTTGGGATGTTTATCATCAAGGATTATCAAAACTTACTAGCATTACAATGGGGCAAGCAAACATCGTAACTGGATTAGTAATTTTGATTATTGACTGGAAACTTGGAGAGAGAATTGGAATCGGAACTATATGCAATATGTTTTTTATAGGTATATTTATGGATCTACTTATGCTAAATGATGTAATTCCAGTATTCCATAGCATGATATTAAGAGTTATAACTATGCTTATTGGAATATTTATTATGGGAATCGCTACTTACTTCTATATTAGTGTAGGACTAGGTTCAGGACCTCGTGATGGGATAATGGTAGCAATAACGAAAAAGACTAATAAGTCTGTTAGATTTGTTAGAAACTCTATGGAGTTTTCAGTACTAATTATTGGCTATCTTTTAGGAGGAAGTGCAGGGATTGGAACTTTAATTATGGTAGTCGGGGTAGGCTACAGTGTACAATTTGCATTTAAAATATTTAAGTTTGATGTTAGAAAGCTTGAGCATAAGTACATTGATGATCATGTAAAGTACTTAAAGGAAAAATTATCAGAGAAGAAAAATGTACAAGTTTAA
- a CDS encoding zinc ribbon domain-containing protein YjdM, with product MSNIPNCPKCNSEYTYEDGNLIICPECAHEWTAGSEGGSSEDESVVKDSNGNVLNDGDTVIVIKDLKVKGASSDIKKGTKVKNIRLVDGDHNIDCKIDGFGAMSLKSEFVKKA from the coding sequence ATGTCTAACATACCAAATTGCCCAAAGTGCAATTCAGAATATACTTATGAAGATGGAAATCTAATTATTTGCCCAGAATGTGCACATGAATGGACTGCAGGTTCTGAAGGTGGAAGTAGTGAAGACGAAAGCGTTGTTAAGGATTCAAATGGAAATGTCCTAAATGATGGGGATACTGTAATAGTAATCAAAGACCTTAAGGTAAAGGGAGCATCATCAGACATAAAAAAAGGTACTAAGGTAAAAAATATACGTTTAGTTGATGGTGATCACAATATCGATTGTAAAATAGATGGATTCGGAGCTATGAGCTTAAAGTCTGAATTCGTTAAGAAGGCATAA
- a CDS encoding cysteine hydrolase family protein has protein sequence MKQALILVDIQNDYFPGGKFELANTSNTVKNIRKLLDYFRDNSYPIIHIQHISLSEDATFFIKDSVGVEIYKGVTPIDGEHLVQKNYPNSFFKTNLMEILEKEDIKNVVVCGMMSHMCIDSTVRGGFELGLKCTLVEDCCTTRDLVIGEKKVNWENVHNSFMASLSTFAKVITVDDFIKNA, from the coding sequence ATGAAACAAGCTCTTATTTTAGTTGATATTCAAAATGACTACTTTCCTGGTGGAAAATTTGAACTTGCTAATACTTCAAATACAGTTAAAAATATAAGAAAACTTCTAGATTACTTTAGAGATAACTCCTACCCTATTATTCATATTCAACATATTTCTTTAAGTGAAGATGCAACTTTTTTCATAAAGGATTCTGTTGGAGTTGAAATTTATAAGGGTGTAACACCAATAGATGGAGAACATTTAGTTCAAAAGAATTATCCAAACTCCTTCTTTAAAACTAACCTTATGGAAATCTTAGAAAAGGAAGATATCAAGAATGTTGTTGTATGTGGAATGATGTCTCATATGTGTATAGACTCTACTGTTAGAGGTGGCTTTGAACTAGGACTTAAATGTACATTGGTTGAAGACTGCTGTACAACCCGTGACCTTGTTATAGGAGAAAAGAAAGTTAACTGGGAAAATGTCCACAACTCCTTCATGGCTTCACTTTCTACCTTCGCTAAGGTTATAACAGTGGATGATTTTATTAAAAATGCTTAA
- a CDS encoding Lrp/AsnC family transcriptional regulator yields the protein MIDEIDFKILNILKKNSKVKWKDIGNEIHMTGQAVGMRIKRLEEKEIIKAYTILIDELKICKCYIAFITVIMKSNNHAGFQIYIKNEPSIIEAHRISGDGCYMLKVKVESEEELNILLDDVLKHGNYRLNISISMIK from the coding sequence ATGATAGATGAAATTGATTTTAAGATATTAAATATATTAAAGAAAAATTCTAAGGTTAAGTGGAAGGACATAGGAAATGAGATTCATATGACAGGACAGGCTGTCGGTATGAGAATCAAAAGACTTGAAGAAAAGGAGATTATAAAGGCATATACCATACTTATAGATGAACTTAAGATATGTAAATGTTATATTGCGTTTATCACTGTAATTATGAAATCAAACAATCATGCAGGATTTCAAATTTACATAAAAAATGAACCTTCAATAATAGAGGCTCATAGAATTAGTGGAGACGGCTGCTATATGCTTAAGGTAAAGGTAGAGTCAGAAGAGGAGTTAAATATCCTTTTAGATGATGTGTTAAAGCATGGGAATTATAGGCTAAATATATCTATAAGCATGATAAAATAA